One genomic region from Peromyscus eremicus chromosome 20, PerEre_H2_v1, whole genome shotgun sequence encodes:
- the Zhx2 gene encoding zinc fingers and homeoboxes protein 2: MASKRKSTTPCMVRTSQVVEQDVLEEADRAKDKGMGMPPQSDVAKDSWAAEPENSSKENEVVEMKSMGENQSKKLQGGYECKYCPYSTQNLNEFTEHVDMQHPNVILNPLYVCAECNFTTKKYDSLSDHNAKFHPGETNFKLKLIKRNNQTVLEQSIETTNHVVSITAGGPGSGDNDPGVSMGKIPMMKTGKSKADAKKVPKKPDEAAPENHMEGTARLVTDTAEILSRLGSVELLQDSLGHVMPSVQLPPNINLVPKVPVPLNTTKYNSALDTNATMINSFNKFPYPTQAELSWLTAASKHPEEHIRIWFATQRLKHGISWSPEEVEEARKKMFNGTIQSVPPTITVLPAQLAPTKMSQPILQTALPCQILGQPSLVLTQVTSGSTTVSCSPITLAVAGVTNHGQKRPLVTPQATPEPKRPHIAQVPEPPPPKVANTPLTPASDRKKTKLQIAHLKASFLQSQFPDDAEVYRLIEVTGLARSEIKKWFSDHRYRCQRGIVHITSESLAKDQMAMAGTRHGRTYHVYPDFAPQKFKEKSQGQLKTLEDSFLKSSFPTQAEVERLRVETKLSRREIDSWFSERRKLRDSMEQAVLDSMGSSKKGSDVVAPNGALSRLDQLSGAQLAGSLPSPSSAMIQNQEQIHLLRSTFARTQWPTPQEYDQLAAKTGLVRTEIVRWFKENRCLLKTGTLSWLEQYQQHHLSDDHGRDAISRKAAKQVAESPKNGSEVAQQYAKDPRALCEEDSDKLVPRVKTGGEQAKDCLAGKPSEAASDRSEGSSRDGQGSEDNEESGIVDFVEVTVGEEDAISEKWGSWSQRVAEGTADRADSDSDGAPAEAGQA; this comes from the coding sequence ATGGCAAGCAAGCGGAAATCTACGACTCCGTGCATGGTCCGGACATCCCAAGTAGTCGAGCAGGACGTGCTGGAGGAGGCAGACAGGGCCAAAGACAAAGGAATGGGCATGCCGCCGCAGTCCGATGTGGCCAAGGACAGCTGGGCAGCAGAACCTGAAAACTCgtccaaagaaaatgaagtggTAGAGATGAAATCTATGGGGGAAAACCAGTCCAAAAAACTCCAGGGTGGTTATGAGTGCAAATATTGCCCTTATTCCACACAGAATCTGAACGAGTTCACAGAACACGTCGACATGCAGCACCCCAACGTGATTCTCAACCCCCTCTACGTGTGTGCCGAATGTAACTTCACAACCAAAAAGTATGACTCCTTATCCGACCACAACGCCAAGTTCCATCCGGGGGAGACCAACTTCAAGCTGAAATTGATCAAGCGTAATAATCAAACTGTCCTGGAACAGTCCATCGAAACCACCAACCACGTTGTGTCCATCACGGCCGGTGGTCCTGGAAGTGGTGACAATGACCCCGGGGTCTCGATGGGTAAAATCCCCATGATGAAGACAGGAAAATCGAAGGCAGATGCCAAGAAAGTGCCCAAGAAGCCTGACGAGGCTGCCCCGGAAAACCACATGGAAGGGACTGCCCGCCTGGTGACGGATAcagctgagatcctgtccagacttGGAAGTGTGGAGCTCCTTCAAGATTCACTGGGACATGTCATGCCTTCTGTACAGCTGCCACCAAATATCAACCTTGTCCCCAAGGTCCCCGTCCCTCTGAATACTACCAAATACAACTCTGCCCTGGACACAAATGCCACCATGATCAACTCCTTCAACAAGTTCCCTTACCCGACCCAGGCTGAGCTCTCTTGGCTAACAGCTGCCTCTAAACACCCAGAGGAGCACATCAGAATCTGGTTTGCCACGCAGCGCTTAAAACACGGCATCAGCTGGTCCCcggaagaggtggaggaggccCGAAAGAAGATGTTTAATGGTACCATTCAGTCAGTACCCCCGACTatcactgtgcttcctgctcagcTGGCCCCCACAAAAATGTCACAGCCCATCCTCCAGACAGCCCTGCCGTGCCAGATCCTCGGCCAGCCCAGCCTGGTGCTAACTCAAGTGACGAGTGGGTCGACGACCGTCTCTTGCTCCCCCATCACACTTGCGGTGGCTGGAGTGACCAACCATGGCCAGAAGAGACCTCTGGTGACTCCTCAAGCTACCCCTGAGCCGAAGCGTCCACACATCGCCCAGGTGCCAGAGCCTCCTCCACCCAAGGTGGCCAAcacccccctcaccccagctAGCGACCGCAAGAAGACCAAGTTGCAGATTGCGCACCTCAAGGCAAGTTTTTTACAGAGCCAGTTCCCTGACGATGCTGAGGTCTACCGCCTCATTGAGGTGACAGGCCTTGCCAGGAGCGAAATCAAGAAGTGGTTCAGTGACCATCGTTACCGGTGTCAGAGGGGCATTGTCCATATCACCAGCGAATCCCTTGCCAAAGACCAGATGGCCATGGCAGGCACCCGACACGGTCGTACCTATCACGTATACCCAGACTTTGCCCCCCAGAAGTTCAAAGAGAAAAGCCAGGGACAGTTGAAAACCCTGGAAGACAGCTTTCTGAAAAGCTCTTTTCCCACCCAGGCAGAAGTGGAGCGGCTGAGGGTGGAGACCAAGCTGAGCAGGAGGGAAATCGACTCTTGGTTCTCAGAGAGGCGCAAGCTTCGAGACAGCATGGAGCAGGCCGTCTTGGATTCCATGGGGTCCAGCAAAAAAGGATCAGATGTGGTAGCCCCCAATGGTGCTCTATCTCGACTGGACCAGCTCTCCGGTGCACAGTTAGCTGGTTCTCTGCCCAGCCCTTCATCAGCAATGATACAAAATCAAGAACAGATTCACCTGCTCAGGAGCACTTTCGCGAGAACCCAGTGGCCCACGCCTCAGGAGTACGACCAGTTAGCGGCCAAGACCGGGCTGGTCCGAACTGAGATTGTGCGCTGGTTCAAGGAGAACAGATGCTTACTAAAAACTGGAACCTTGAGTTGGCTGGAGCAGTACCAACAGCATCACCTGTCAGATGATCACGGCCGTGACGCCATATCAAGAAAAGCGGCGAAACAAGTGGCTGAGAGCCCAAAGAATGGAAGCGAGGTGGCTCAACAGTACGCCAAGGACCCCAGAGCGCTCTGCGAGGAGGACTCCGACAAGCTGGTCCCCAGGGTGAAAACTGGTGGCGAGCAAGCCAAGGACTGTTTGGCAGGCAAGCCCTCAGAGGCCGCCTCAGACAGGTCAGAGGGCAGCAGCCGAGATGGCCAGGGCAGTGAGGACAACGAGGAGTCAGGCATCGTGGACTTTGTGGAAGTGACGGTCGGAGAGGAGGACGCCATCTCTGAGAAGTGGGGGAGCTGGAGTCAGAGAGTAGCAGAAGGCACAGCGGACCGGGCAGACTCCGACTCGGACGGCGCCCCTGCCGAGGCCGGCCAAGCCTAG